The DNA region TACTGCGCGATTGCGGGCGGATCTTGCAGATGAGCTATGGTCAGGTCGACCGGCTATGCAAGATGGTGCCGAACCACCCGACCGACCCCTGGCCGCTGCCGCGCGCGCTGAACGGGGCGGCGGATTTCCGGCGGGAGTATGACAACGACAAGGACGTGAAGCGCCTCGTTGACTTGGCGATGCAACTGGAGGGCTTGCCCCGCAACTCATCGACCCACGCAGCGGGTGTCGTGATCGGGGATCGTCCGCTGGCGCAATTGGTGCCGCTGTATCGCGATCCGCGTTCCGATATGCCGGTGACGCAGTTCGACATGAAATATGTCGAATCCTCAGGCTTGGTGAAGTTCGACTTCCTCGGCCTGAAGACCCTGTCGGTGCTGCGCAAAGCGGTCGATCTGCTCGAAGCGCGCGGCATCACCATTGATCTTGGCGCGCTGCCGCTGGACGACGCACAGGTCTATAACCTGATGCAGACCGGCAATACGGTGGGCGTGTTCCAGCTGGAATCCGAAGGGATGCGCCGCACGCTGAAGGCGGTGAAGCCGACCAATTTCGGCGACATCATCGCGCTCGTCTCGCTCTACCGGCCCGGCCCGATGGACAACATCCCGCTGTTCGGCCAGCGCAAGGCGGGCGTGGTGCCGATCGAGTACCCGCACCCCAAGCTCGAAGGCATCCTCGCCGAAACCTACGGTATCTTCGTCTATCAGGAACAGGTGATGCAGGCCGCGCAGGTGCTGGCGGGCTATTCGCTCGGCGATGCAGACTTGCTGCGCCGCGCGATGGGCAAGAAGGTGCAGGCCGAAATGGACGCCCAGCGCGGGCGGTTCTGTGAAGGCTGCAAGGAAAACTCGGGCATCGACGCCAAGCGCGCCAACGAGCTGTTCGACTTGATCGACAAGTTCGCAGGCTACGGCTTCAACAAGTCCCACGCCGCCGCCTATGCGCTGCTCGCCTACCAGACGGCGTGGCTGAAGGCGCATTACCCCGAGGAGTTCTTCGCCGCCTCGATGTGCTTTGATATGCACCAGTCGGAGAAGCTCAACGTCTTTGTCGATGACGCCCGCCGCTATCCCAACGGGCACGGCGGGGTTGAGGTGCTGGCGCCGTGCATCAATGCCAGCGAGGCCGAGTTCACCGTCGAGCAGACCGATCACGGCTACGCGGTGCGCTATGCGCTCGCGGGCATCCGCAATGTTGGCGAAAAGGCGATGGAGGCGATCGTGGCCGAGCGTGCGGCGAACGGGCCCTTCGCCAGCCTCAAGGACCTGTTTGAACGGGTGCCACAAGGCACCATGAACCGCCGCCAGCTTGAAGGCCTGATCTGCGCAGGCGCGTTTGACGGGCTGGAGCCCAATCGCGCGCTGCTGTTCGCCAATGCCGACCTGCTGATGGCAGTGGCAGATGCCGCGATCCGCGAACGCTCCAGCGGCCAGGTCGGGCTGTTTGGCGGCGATGCGGGGCCGGCGGAAGATCTGCGCCTCCAGCCGTGCGAGCCGTGGTCGCGCACCGACCGGATGGCGAAAGAGCGCGAGAATTTCGGCTTCTATTTCTCGGCCCACCCGGTGCAGCAGTTCCGCGATGTCGCCTCGGCCAATGGCGCGCGCACCTATCAGAGCCTGATGGAAGCAGGCGCGCCTGCGGGCGGGCGCGGGTCGGCGGTGATGGCGGTGATGGTCGAGGGCATCACCAAGGCGCGCACGCGCAAGGGCGGCACCTTTGTGCGGGCGGATTTCTCCGACAGCTCGGGGCAGTTTTCAGCTGCCTGCTTCGAAGAGGCGCTAGTGCCGCAGTTCGAACGTTGGGCGGCGGATGGCGAATGCCTGCTGCTGACCGTGGAGCTGGACGCGCCAAGTCCGGACGAGCCGCCCCGCCTCACCGTGCGCGGCGCGCGACCGCTGGCGGCAGTGGTCGGGGCAACGGCGATGGAGCTTTCGGCCGATATTTCATCGGTCGAAGCCTTGCGCGAACTCCAGATCGAACTTGCTGCCGCGCAGGGCGAGCGCCCGACCGGCTCTGGCGAAGTGCTGGTGCGGCTGATGCTGGCGGACGGCGATCAGGTGCAGATGCGGCTCGGCAGCAATTTCGTGCTGAACGGCGAGCTGGCCGAACGGCTGGCGGCGGTCGAGGGTATCGCCAAGGTTGCGTTGGTGCCGCTCAAGAAGCGCGGGAACCTGCGGCTGGT from uncultured Erythrobacter sp. includes:
- the dnaE gene encoding DNA polymerase III subunit alpha, which codes for MPFAPFVPLRVLSSYSMLEGAIDPKDIAKLAKERGYPAIAICDRNGLYGIMAFAAACKSEGVQPIIGAMLGVARDDERGGVDYLALFAQDDAGYDNLCYLVSSAHLDRPLERDPHVTLADLEGRTAGLIALTGAGEGGLTRLLAEGQHEAAARLADRLEALFPGRLYIELARHGDPVCERAEDALIDLAYARGLPLVATNPANFAEPHMHKAHDAMLCIANSTQIDADDRPRSNPQAFVKSAAMMEEAFADLPEATANTLVIAQRCAFAPPYRKPILPSLAGDLSGEARMLAEDSRAGLEARLAAYPDLTEEERKVYFDRLEFEINVIVNMGFPGYFLIVADFIKWAKDQGIPVGPGRGSGAGSAVAWALTITDLDPIKLGLLFERFLNPERVSMPDFDIDFCETRRGEVIRYVQAKYGSDHVAQIITFGKLKARAVLRDCGRILQMSYGQVDRLCKMVPNHPTDPWPLPRALNGAADFRREYDNDKDVKRLVDLAMQLEGLPRNSSTHAAGVVIGDRPLAQLVPLYRDPRSDMPVTQFDMKYVESSGLVKFDFLGLKTLSVLRKAVDLLEARGITIDLGALPLDDAQVYNLMQTGNTVGVFQLESEGMRRTLKAVKPTNFGDIIALVSLYRPGPMDNIPLFGQRKAGVVPIEYPHPKLEGILAETYGIFVYQEQVMQAAQVLAGYSLGDADLLRRAMGKKVQAEMDAQRGRFCEGCKENSGIDAKRANELFDLIDKFAGYGFNKSHAAAYALLAYQTAWLKAHYPEEFFAASMCFDMHQSEKLNVFVDDARRYPNGHGGVEVLAPCINASEAEFTVEQTDHGYAVRYALAGIRNVGEKAMEAIVAERAANGPFASLKDLFERVPQGTMNRRQLEGLICAGAFDGLEPNRALLFANADLLMAVADAAIRERSSGQVGLFGGDAGPAEDLRLQPCEPWSRTDRMAKERENFGFYFSAHPVQQFRDVASANGARTYQSLMEAGAPAGGRGSAVMAVMVEGITKARTRKGGTFVRADFSDSSGQFSAACFEEALVPQFERWAADGECLLLTVELDAPSPDEPPRLTVRGARPLAAVVGATAMELSADISSVEALRELQIELAAAQGERPTGSGEVLVRLMLADGDQVQMRLGSNFVLNGELAERLAAVEGIAKVALVPLKKRGNLRLVA